From the genome of Sporomusa sphaeroides DSM 2875:
TTCATCATCAGTTCGGAGGGTAAAGTCCTTGCAAATGTGTTCACCATCCAAAACAGCATGGAAGGATTTGGCTACCTGTTGGAAAAAATCCGTGCCTGTTCTTTGCCCCTGGACAAAATAAAGGTAGGGCTTGAGGCTACCGGACACTACAGCTACAACATTCTCGGGTTTCTCCTTGACAATGGTCTGGACACCTATGTCATTAACCCCTTGCACACCAATCTTTACCGGAAAAGCCTCACCCTGCGAAAGACGAAGACTGACCGTGTCGATGCGCGAACAATTGCGGCTATGCTCATGTCTGATGTGGGCCTCAAGCCCTACACAGACACAGCTTACCACAATGAGGAGCTAAAGTCACTCACCAGATACCGGTTCGACAAGGTGAAGGTACGCGCTAAGCTGAAGTCCTCAATTGCCAGGCTGGTATGCATCCTGTTCCCGGAGCTGGAAAAGCTGGTATCGTCACTCCATATGGCCTCTGTTTACGCCTTGCTCGATGAGTTCCCGGGGGCTAAGCAGATTGCAGCGGCACATCTGACGCGGCTCACCCATTTGCTTGCCGAATCCTCCAAAGGCCGTTACGGACGGGACAAAGCCATAGAGATACGTGAAGCCGCCAGGCAATCGATTGGCTCTGTGACGACCGCGAAATCACTGGAACTGCGGCATACCATCCGGCTCATCCGTGAACTCGATGCCGAGATTGCGGAAATTGAACAGGTCATCCAACGCATCATGGACAAGATGCTTTCGCCTATTACCACGATTCCCGGCATTGGCTACAGGATGGGGGCTATGATTCTGTCTGAGGTGGGTGACTTTTCACGCTTTGATTCCCCTGACAAGATTTTGGCCTATGCCGGCCTGTCGCCCTCTACCTACCAATCCGGGCAGCTTAAAAATTGCTATGCCCATATGGAGAAGCGCGGCTCCAGATACCTACGCTATGCCATCTTCAATGCCACAAAATTTGTTTGCCTTTGGGACCCTGTCTTTGCCGCTTACCTCGCCAGGAAACGCGCCGAGGGAAAGCATTACAATGTGGCCATCTCTCATGCTGCCAAGAAGCTGGTCCGGCTCATTTATGCTCTGGAGAAATCCGGCGAGCCTTATCGTCTGGCAGCCTGATTCTCTCTCGATAGCCCGCATGGCGTCCTGTGGACGTCTGTTTTGCTATACCCTTTTTTGAACCATCTGTTTTTTGTCCTCCATCCTCAAATTCGGGCTTGACTTTTAATAGTTAGTCTCTCATTTGACAATATAAAATTATTTGGTTACTCCATGCAAGTAGATTTCAAGTGCCTGGGCTGCATATTGCTCGGCATTATCTTCCTTGTCCGGGTCTGGCAGCAATTTGCTGCAAACATGCTGCGGGCTAAAGGTCATATGCAATATTTTCATCAGCGATATGGCAGCAAATTCCGGCTGGATATCAGACCGGAAGTCCCCTTTGCTGATCGCATCCTTGATACAGTCCTGCAAAAAGGCGTGCAGGCGATGGGCGGCAATTTTCACAGTGCTGTCGAAATATTTTGTGGGATTAAAAATTTCAACGAAAAAAAGACGGTCTATGTAAGGATTTTCTTTATGAGTCACGATCGCCATGGCTGCAAACTGTCTTATTTTCATCACCGGAGAAATATCTTCCTTACTAAGGTTGTCAATTATGTTTTCAAGTATGGCTAACTGTTTTTCCAGGACAAAAGCATACAGGTTTTCTTTTCCGCCGAAATAATAAGAAATCAGTGCAATGTTTACTCCCGCGGCATCAGCCAGCTCTTTTACCGAGACGGCAGCCAGTCCTTTGGTCGCGAACAAAGGAATTGCTGCTTCAATAATTTTATTAACGGTGGGCTTTTCGGTGCTTACTGGTGCTTTCGCTGTATTCACCCTCTTTCATTTGATAGCCTGCTTGGATTTTTAAATAAAGATTTAAAACATGAATTTAATTATAGTATATTATTCACCTAGTGTCTACCATATCCCACTAAAAATGTTGCTGAAAAAGTATGTGAAAATATTTTTTTAACCATAGAAAAACAGGGAATTTTCTGTTAAACAAATAAAAACCGGGCTGCAATTCATTGCAGCCCGGTAATTTTTACTTAGCGTCGTGCTTGTTTATCCCTGTTTTTGAATTTATCCCATAGATACCGTCCGGCCATAAATACGGCGGCAAGCAAGATGACATTGAATACTATGCCCATTATACTGGCAAACATGCCTGCTTCGCCAAAGCCGAACATACCGCCCAGCATACTGCCTAACAGCATGCCGCCGCCGAGGAGACCGGCAGTACGAAGGAAGCCGCCACCGGTAGTGGCTTGCTGTGCAGCAGCGGCCTGGGGATTGGGTTTAGCTGCTGCTGCCGGTGCTTTTTCATTATAGCTTTGTGCCGGGGCTGAAGGCTTATAATCGCTGGAATTGTTATTTTTGACAGGGGAAGATTGGGTTGGCGGCGCTTTGAAAGACGGAGCCCTCCTTGAACCACCAATTGCGGCAAAACTTACAGCATTAAAAGCGAACATGAAAACAAAAGTCAATAATAATAATTTTCTCATTAGTAAGGTTACTCCTCCTTGTGGGTCTTTACATCTTCCGGGAAAGTGTATATTTCTGCTAAACTAGGCAATTCTCCTGCTAAGTAACGATCAATATCATGGACATCAATATAAAAGGTACAGGCGACTTCAAGATAACCCTGTTCTTTGCCATGACTTAGCTCGCGGATGGCCATCAGGCGTTCGCGGAGATCCAAACAATCTTGATGCGATGCTGTTACATTGAGGGTTGCCAATGGAATGCCATATTCCCTCAGAACATCCTGTAAGTTCATTCTTTCCGACATGAATGCAATCACCACTTTGTCATAGTTTACCCTCATTTTGAGGTTTCGACACCAACAATGTAATATGAAACTAAGAAAAAGTCAAGGAAAAGATAGGTAAAGGGTGACTGATGACAGCCTGTCTTGTATAATAAAAAGCAAAAATAAGTGAGGTTACTATATTGCGTAAATTTATAAAAACGACTGAAAGTATTATTACGCCTCTGGAGCCGCGGCGGGCAGTTATTGTTGGTGACGAATGCCTGGTGGATGTGCGGTTTGTGGAAAGCCGCAGTGAGGCGGCCGGCTGGCTTTATGAATATGAGGTAACCGGCGAGATCGGTAAAGTGGAAAAGTTTTTTGTCCGGTTGAAAGATATAGAGCGCAAACTGGATTAACCCCGGTTTGGCAGGGTCTTTAGTATTAGCCATTTGGTAATAGGTACGCCGGCTAATAAAATAAAGAGCAGCCGGAACAACTGGTAGGCAACAACGGTGGCTAAATCGGCGTTAGCTGCCAGGGCTGTCAACCCCATCTCCGACATACCTCCCGGAGCCATGCTGATAAATGCCGTCACAAATGACATCGGGTATATCAGGGAGAAGGCGTAGGCAGTGCCTAACAACAGGCCGATTACTGTTAATACTGTAAGCAGATTGACTAAGGCAATGGTTTTCCAGTTGGTCAGACTGTTAAAGTCGACATCACTGCCCATGCGAATACCAACGAAAATCTGTGCCAGGGCAATCACCGGGGAAGGCAAAACAGGCGCATGTATGCCTGCTAATACCAGCAGCGCTGTTCCCAAAACAGGTACAAGGACATATACATTAGCTAGTCTGACCCATTTGGCTAATTTTATTAAGCCAAGAATGGCCAGCAGAAAAAAGAGCAGTACCGGCAGTTCATCGCTGCCCATAGGTGTAACCAACCGGGCGCCGGCTGTAGTCATTTGACCGGTAATGCCGTGCAGTGCCAGCACGGGGACGACAAAGACAACGGTAATCACCCGCACTGTCTGCATCAAGGTAACTACGGACACATCAGTCCCTTTGGTTTCTTCGCAGATAACCGACATTTGGGACAAGCCGCCAGGCAGGCTGCCAATCAGGCTGTTGGCCAGGCCAACACCGGTATATCGTCCGGATACATAGCCTGTGGCTAAACAAAGGACAATCAGTGTTGTTGACATTAGCAGCATGTGCGGCAATTGCTGCAGCACATGGTGGCCGACTGCCGGGGTAAAAGGGCTGCCCATCATATATCCCAGGACAACCATGCCCATGTTGCGTAATTTCTTCGGCCAATAAACGGTTTTTTTTAAAGCTGATTTCCAGACAATGGTTATAACCAGCGGGCCTAACGTCCAGGGCAAAGGCAAATGCAGCAGGTTAAATAACAAGCCGCCGGTTATAGCCAGGAGAAAAATGGATAATAATTGTTTATACATGTATTCACCTTGATTCATGGAATGAATATACCATCTGTAAGCTCTCCTGTATATAGTAGCACTTTAACCCCAAAGTGAAAAATAGATAGAATTTATATTTCGCAAAAAATATGGTAGAATTGGGGGAGAAATAGGAAGGGGTGGGCAGTTGAAACAAATAACGCTGGAAGACGTATTAGCAGCCAAAGAACGGCTTGCTTCCCTTCAGGCTGAACTGCGCTGTTGTTATCAATTACCGGTAGTCAGTTTTACTGCTAATATTCCCGGGTCTGTCAAAGATAGTCCTGTGGTACGGCAATTGCTGCAGACTGCGGTCAATAGATTCAGGACTATTGCCGGGAGCAGCATTGATATTGTGGAAGAACGGTTTATGTATTGGCCGACAGGCCCGGCAGCGGTATTGGTCGCGGACGGTAGTCCGGACGAACTTAAACGCTCCTGTATTGCTATTGAAGAAGCCGGTTTTCATGCCAGGCTGTTTGATATTGATGTATTTAGTGCAGACGGCAGGCAAATTTCCCGCAGTACCTTAGGCCAGCGGGAACGTACCTGTTTTCTGTGCGGTGAGCCTGCGGTACTGTGCCGCCGTTCCAACAAACATACGCTTGAGGAAATTAAAGCTAATGTTCAGGCAAGGTTGGCAGCTTTTGCGGCGACAGCCACCGACCCCTGGCCACAAGCTGTTTGGGATATAGGTGCCTGGGCTGTTGAAGCCATGCTGATGGAAGCGGCCTGCACACCGGCGCCGGGGTTGGTAGACCGGGATAATGCCGGTGCGCACAACGATATGGATTTCTTCACCTTTTTGATGAGCAGCAGTGCGCTGGCCGGCAGTATGTTCCGCTGTGCCGCCGCCGGCTACCGGCACGATGGTTTGCCGGCAGAGTTATTGCCGGTGCTGCGATATATCGGCAAAGACGGTGAAGCCCGGATGATGAAGGCCACAAGCGGTGTTAACACCCAAAAAGGGCTGTTGTTCCTGCTGGGGATACTGGCAGCAGCTGCTGCATATACCTTGAAACAGTCAGCAACCGTTACCGGGGAACAAATTCTTGATACAGCCGCCGTTATGGCGCAAGGCATTGTGAGCAGAGAGCTGGCGGTGCTGCCGGCGAGAGATCCGGTCAGGCTGACTGCCGGCGAAAAGCTGTACCTGAAATATGGAGTAACCGGTATCCGCGGCGAAGTGGAGAGCGGTATGCCCAGTATTCGGGAGCATGGTCTGCCGGTATTAAAGCAGGCGCTGGCCGCAGGGCTGTCTTTGAATGACGCCCTGGTACATACACTGGTGAGTTTAATGACGGTGGTGGAAGATACTACGATTTTAAACCGCCATAGCCTGGAAGTTTTGCTTGATGTGAAAAACCAGGCTAAAGGGATAATGAGTCGCGGGGGTATGCTTGCCGGTCCAGGCAGGGCGAAAATTGCAGAAATGGATGAACTATTTATTGCCCGAAATATTAGTCCTGGCGGGGTTGCCGATTTATTGGCCGCTACGTACTTTCTCTACTTGGTTGAAACTAACAATGTAGAAATGGCGGGGACGATATGAGCGACAATGTGGTTTTAGCATTTATATTAACTTCGATAGCCGGTTTGGCAACCGGTGTGGGCGGATTACTGGCTTTTCTTGTAAAACGGAATAATACCAGGCTGCTGTCTGTCGGGCTGGGCTTTTCGGCCGGGATCATGATTTATGTTTCTTTTGTTGAACTCTTGCGCCAGGCCGAGGGTTCACTGATTGCTCATATGGGCGATCCTCTGGGCAAGTGGATAACCATTGCCAGCTTCTTTGGCGGCATTTTGCTATCCATTCTGCTGGATAAACTGGTGCCGGAGCACATGAGCTACCATGAGGTCGATGTTAATGCAGCGCAGGAAACCCAGAAGCTTTCGGCGGAAAAGCTAAAACGGATGGGGTTGTTTACCGCTTTTGCCATTGCGCTGCACAACTTTCCTGAAGGCTTGGCTACCTTCATCGGCACTCTGGATGATCCGGCTTTAGGGGTATCTTTGGCGGCCGCTATTGCCATTCACAATATCCCGGAAGGTATGTCTGTGGCTTTGCCGATCTATTATGCCACAGGCAATACCCTGCAGGCGTTTGGCTATTCGCTGTTATCCGGGCTGGCAGAACCTGTGGGCGGATTACTGGGCTATATTGTCTTAAAAACCTTTTTAAATGAAATGGTTCTGGGGGTTACCTTTGCCGCGGTTGCCGGCATTATGGTATATATATCACTGGATGAATTACTGCCAATGGCCCGCGAATCAGGTACAGGACACAGTGAAATGTTCGGTCTGGTACTGGGGATGCTGGTTATGGCCATTAGTCTATTATTGTTTTGAGTTATCTATTCTGGTTGACTAAGAAAAGCTCGCCGTCATGGCCGGCTTTATTTTTTTTCAAAAATATGTTATAATTATTTTTCAAGTGATTATTAAGAAAGATAAGGTAAAGCAATGATTAGTACAAGCAACTTAACATTACAATTTGGCAAACGCATTCTGTTCAAAGATGTCAATATAAAATTTACGCCAGGCAATTGCTATGGTCTCATTGGCGCGAACGGAACCGGCAAATCAACTCTCTTGAAAGTGCTGTCAGGCGAAATCGAGCCGTCTGCCGGTGAAGTGGCTATCACCTCCGGCGAGCGGTTGGCAGTGCTTAAACAAAATCACTATGAATTTGATGAATTTGAAGTATTAAAAACCGTCATTATGGGCCATTCCCGCTTATATGCCATTATGGAAGAAAAAGATGCGCTGTATGCTAAGCCGGATTTTTCCGATGCAGATGGGATTAGAGTGTCTGAACTGGAGTGTGAGTTTGCGGAACTCGACGGCTGGGATGCCGAGACCGAGGCTGCGAAACTACTGAATGGCTTGGGGATTAAAGAAGAGTTGCATCAGCTTAAAATGGGAGATATCAGCGGCAATGAAAAAGTAAGGGTACTTTTAGCCCAAGCTCTGTTTGGCAATCCTGATATTCTGCTCCTGGACGAACCGACTAACCATTTGGATATCGAATCCATCAGCTGGCTGGAAGATTTCCTGGCTGATTTCCCGAACACCGTTATTGTCGTGTCACATGACAGGCATTTTTTAAATCAGGTATGCACCCATATTGCCGATATCGATTTTCAGAATATCCAGCTCTATGTAGGCAACTATGATTTTTGGCTGGAATCAAGCCAGTTGGCGTTGCAGTTGGCTAAAGAAGCCAATAAACGCAAAGAAGACAAGATTAAGGATTTGCAGAACTTTATCCAGCGCTTTAGTGCTAATGCGTCTAAGTCCAGGCAGGCCACTTCCCGGAAAAAACTGCTGGAAAAAATTACACTTGATGATATTAAACCCTCTTCCCGCAAATATCCGTACATAGCGTTCAAGCCTGACCGGGAGGCTGGGGCACAACTGCTGACAGTAGAAAATCTCAGCAAAAAGCTGGACGAAGAACAAAGCTTGAATGATATTAGCTTCACTGTCAATAAAGGGGATAAAATTGCTTTTGTCGGTCCGGAAGGAATGGCAAAAACCATCCTGTTCAAGCTTCTCATGGAAGAACTTGAGCCTGATAGCGGTTCCTTTAAATGGGGTGTAACTACCAGTCAGGCTTACCTGCCTAAGGATAACTCCCAGTATTTTGACGGTGTGGAGTTAAACCTCGTAGACTGGTTAAGACAGTTTTCCCGTGATCAGGAAGAATCCTTTATTAGAGGCTTTTTGGGACGCATGCTCTTTTCCGGTGAGGAAAGCCTGAAAGAAGCCAATGTTTTGTCAGGTGGAGAGAAGGTAAGGTGCATGCTGGCGAGAATGATGCTGAGCGGCGCCAATGTCCTCTTGTTGGATGAGCCAACCAATCACCTGGATTTAGAGTCGATTACCTCATTGAATAACGGCTTAATCAATTATGACGGCACTGTTTTATTTGTGTCTCATGACCATCAGTTTATTCAAACGATAGCTAACCGTATTATTGAGATTACGCCCAATGGTATAGTAGACCGCCAAATGTCTTATGACGAATATTTGGCCAATGCCGATGTAAAGAAGCAGTTGGCAGCATTATACGGGAGACAATAGAATTATAGTGATAAAAAACGAGATTGCTTGGCGGCAATCTCGTTTTTTATCCTAAATATTTTCCCACTGGGAAAATACAGTATAATTAAGTGTACAGGCTGTTCAGGGGACGGTTAGCTCCTGCCTGTTAAGGAGAAGGATGGTACAATGACTGTTTGAAGCATTTTGCTGTCGCAGTTGCCACGCTCATGATATTGGCCATAAGCCAAAAGGAATAACCATCTCTGTGCTCAAGCCTGTTTGTTGTACCATCAGAAGCGTAGGCGTGTTGTTTTTTTCTATGGTGGCGGATTGCTCACCGAAGGCCCGTTTAACTGAATCTTAGCCAGCCGCGCAAGTCAGGATATCCACTCAGCATAAGGTTCTCCCAATTTTATTTGACATTACTATATAGACCAACGTGGCGAGAAGGGAGATTAAGGTTTTTTGACAACAACTACTGATAGAAGACTTATAGTAGGAACACCTGAATTTGAACAATTTGCTATTCACTGACCCAGACGCCATCGAATCAGCTAGGGAAGGGCCAATAGTAAATGCGTTTGGACAAGGTTTTTCAGACAATTTGAGTCGGTAAAGCAGAAAGAAAATGCATTATTTTATTATAAATGAGATTTTTATTGAGTTCAATTAGATTAGCTGTGTAGATTGAATGGACTAGATTATATTTAACACCATTCAGCAAGCCAGTCTTAGGCAATAACAAATTCCTTGGCATACAGTATAATTCGGATAGTTTCAAATTATATCAAAAGTAGAATTGACTTCCTCCCGCCCGGTTGCTGTTCTCCATTGGAACCTGTTTCGCACGTCACGCTTGAAAAAGCTAAAGCCAATATATCGCCTGTAGCCGACGTGACAATTGTTCCATGACGGATTTCCTCTTGCTTTTGAGCCCATATTAGCGTCTAGGAACACTGCATGCAGGTTGTGAAGCAGGCTGTTGACAAAACAGGCGGCATTTTCCGAAGGGAAAATCAGCTTGTTTTGTTTTCCGGCCAATGATCAATTTGTATAAATTCCGGTCCGTATGTTTATATCTACAGTCTAATTGTCAAAACCATTATATATTGTTATACATATAATATAATCTGTACCAGTTTTCTAATGCTAATGGCCGCCGGGCCTCAGTGCCCCCACCTCAGCGAAAACAGTTTCTTATGCGAAATAGCAGGCAGGTCAAGGCTAGCGGTCAGTAAGCTGCATTTCGCCAGGGCCACCCTCGGTCCAGATAGTTATAAACACCTGGCCGTTTTCCCGAAAAGCACGCAGCAACTCACAATGACGCAGGACAGCAAAGTTTTTTTCGAGCTGTAGCCGTGATATGCTTAATTTTTGCATAATTTGGTCATGTGTAACCGGTCCTTCAGCTTGGACGTAATTGTAGAGGTCTTTTTGCAGGTCGGTCAGGCCATCGGTGCCTTCCTGGCCTGCTGCCTTGCGTGCCGATTTAGCACTGTACACGGCAGCTACATCACAACTGCGCGGCGGTTCCAGCGCTTCCACATAACAGTCCTCACACAGTGTCTGGCCCCGGTGTTTGACTTCTTCACCAGCCGGAATGGCTGCATTGCATTTTTGACAAACCATTGTTCTAACCTCCAGTTATGCTATGTGTTTTGGTACTCTATTTTATTATAGCAAAGTAACAATGTAAATAGGAAGTCAATTAACGTTGGTGTGAATTAGTGTGATGACTTATACCACTTATGTCATAAAAAATACCAGATGTGAGCAAGTCATTATAAGGAACAAGTGGTCAAAATATCAAGTGCGAAATAAATTTTATATAGCATAGGCAAACCTTCTGAAAAGTGGGGACGCAAAGCCACGGGTCTAAGACAATTTGTTAAGATAGCCAGGTTGCAAAGATGGTTAACTTTGTAATCGGGCTATTTTTACATCCATTTGAATGTGCTTGTATAGCTAGCTAAGTTCATTTTAATGTTCTAGCATGCTCTCCAATGGAAGGTGCGGCAAGCTGTCTGTTCAGTATGAACCAATGTAGAAATGATACTAAGAACGTGTTAGGAATGACAAGAATTTATCATATAAGGGAGTTTGATATGATGCAAGTTAAGGCAGCTTTGTTAGGGGCAGTGTTGAGTCTTTGCCTCAGCAACACTGCGCAGGCTGCACCTGCTGTGGCGGAAATGCAACCTTCGCTGGCGTTGCTGAGGCAAAATTATGAAGAACAGCAAGGAAACTGGCAGGTAGCGCAGGATTATGCGGTGGCATTGGCGCGGGATGGACAGTATGGGCTGGCACTGGCTATATTCGAAACGTTGTCAGAATATGCCGGTGTGCAGAAAACCATGTGGTTTGATTATGCTGTTGTTGCTTGCTGGGCCGGGGATTATGCAACTGCCGTTCGGATTTATGAAAACCAATTACTGCATATGTCGCAAGCTGTTCCCGATTATGTAAGAGTCAATGTGGCCAGCGCTTATTTTAAACTTGAACGCTATAATGAGGCATGGCAGTTATACCACCGATTAGTTCAAGACGGAAATCAGAAGGTCAGGCTCTGGGAAGCAGAAAGTCTGGCTTATATGGGTAAAAATGAGGAAGCCGATATAGTTTATGAGACCTTGCTGACAGAACAGCCTGACAATCTGGAGGTCTATAGCGGCAAAGCCAGACTGCTGTTTTTGCGCGGTGATGCGATTGGCGCGGTTGCGGTTATTGATAAAGCCCTGGCGCTGATCGCCCGGAGCAAGGAAAAGTATCCGGTGCAATCACTGTTGTCACTGCGGGGGGAAATGGCGGCACAATGTATCAGAAATGAGGAGTACTATCATGGAATAGTACTTCTGCGTCCGACGATTCAGGATGGTTCGGCTACCATTCAAATGCAGTGTGATTATATTTTGGCGTTATTCCTAAACGGCGATTATAAAACGGCGATTACCGAAGCAGAGCGTCTATGGCCAGATTATCGCAGTATTCCCGTATATGGACGGCGGGCGTTAGCCGACGCTTATTTGCGGTATAACCTGCCCCAACAAGCTATCGGTGTTTATCGCAGTATCTGGGATGATGAAGAATCACTGTTAAGTGACAAACATAGCTTGGCCTATTCGTATTTATTGTCAGGGAAAAATAAGAGAACCGGCATGGAATTATACACTGAAATTATTAATACAGGCATTGAGCAAGCCATGAATGTTGCTTATGATGCTAATCGTTTCTTTGAAATGGGACGATATGAAGCGGGAAAAAATCTGTATCACACAATCATCAATACGTACCCGGAAAATGTAATAATTCGCCAGCGTTTTGCAGTTGCTCTTTATAATAGTGGGCTGCTCCGGGAAGCCTGCGAGCAATATGAAGCCTTGGCGGCGTTGCCGGCTGCGCAGCCTGTAGCTGCCGGCGGTATTATAAATTCAGCGGTTACTGTCGGTGACTATCGTGCTGCCAGAAGCGCGCTCGAAAAGCTAAATGGTGAATATAGCACCAACCCGGTTGTGGCTCAGGCGGCAGGCCGGTTTGACCGGCGCCTGCAGGGTGATATGTATTCTGCTTTTTCCAGCAGTAGTGATTATAAAGGCAATGAGGTTCGCACCGGTCAAATCATTGGTGAACAGCGGCTTGGCGATCGTTTCTTTGCATTGGCCGGAGTGGCTGCCAGCCGGATTTCTGATAATGATGGCGCAGATACCCTGAAAACCTTTTCTGTCGGTGGACGATATGTTGATATGAAACACACCGCGCAGCTGTGGCTGGATCAAAGCCGCAATCACGGGACACTTAATGGTTACCGTTTTGCTGGCAGTTACTATTTTGGTGAACAAAGCTGGTTGGATTTTGCCATCAATCGTGTACCGGTAGCTGATGTGCAGGCATTGGCAGACCGGATTATGCTGACAGAATACCAGCTAGGGT
Proteins encoded in this window:
- a CDS encoding TetR/AcrR family transcriptional regulator; amino-acid sequence: MNTAKAPVSTEKPTVNKIIEAAIPLFATKGLAAVSVKELADAAGVNIALISYYFGGKENLYAFVLEKQLAILENIIDNLSKEDISPVMKIRQFAAMAIVTHKENPYIDRLFFVEIFNPTKYFDSTVKIAAHRLHAFLQDCIKDAISKGDFRSDIQPEFAAISLMKILHMTFSPQHVCSKLLPDPDKEDNAEQYAAQALEIYLHGVTK
- the citX gene encoding citrate lyase holo-[acyl-carrier protein] synthase; this translates as MKQITLEDVLAAKERLASLQAELRCCYQLPVVSFTANIPGSVKDSPVVRQLLQTAVNRFRTIAGSSIDIVEERFMYWPTGPAAVLVADGSPDELKRSCIAIEEAGFHARLFDIDVFSADGRQISRSTLGQRERTCFLCGEPAVLCRRSNKHTLEEIKANVQARLAAFAATATDPWPQAVWDIGAWAVEAMLMEAACTPAPGLVDRDNAGAHNDMDFFTFLMSSSALAGSMFRCAAAGYRHDGLPAELLPVLRYIGKDGEARMMKATSGVNTQKGLLFLLGILAAAAAYTLKQSATVTGEQILDTAAVMAQGIVSRELAVLPARDPVRLTAGEKLYLKYGVTGIRGEVESGMPSIREHGLPVLKQALAAGLSLNDALVHTLVSLMTVVEDTTILNRHSLEVLLDVKNQAKGIMSRGGMLAGPGRAKIAEMDELFIARNISPGGVADLLAATYFLYLVETNNVEMAGTI
- the zupT gene encoding zinc transporter ZupT, whose product is MSDNVVLAFILTSIAGLATGVGGLLAFLVKRNNTRLLSVGLGFSAGIMIYVSFVELLRQAEGSLIAHMGDPLGKWITIASFFGGILLSILLDKLVPEHMSYHEVDVNAAQETQKLSAEKLKRMGLFTAFAIALHNFPEGLATFIGTLDDPALGVSLAAAIAIHNIPEGMSVALPIYYATGNTLQAFGYSLLSGLAEPVGGLLGYIVLKTFLNEMVLGVTFAAVAGIMVYISLDELLPMARESGTGHSEMFGLVLGMLVMAISLLLF
- a CDS encoding ABC-F family ATP-binding cassette domain-containing protein, whose amino-acid sequence is MISTSNLTLQFGKRILFKDVNIKFTPGNCYGLIGANGTGKSTLLKVLSGEIEPSAGEVAITSGERLAVLKQNHYEFDEFEVLKTVIMGHSRLYAIMEEKDALYAKPDFSDADGIRVSELECEFAELDGWDAETEAAKLLNGLGIKEELHQLKMGDISGNEKVRVLLAQALFGNPDILLLDEPTNHLDIESISWLEDFLADFPNTVIVVSHDRHFLNQVCTHIADIDFQNIQLYVGNYDFWLESSQLALQLAKEANKRKEDKIKDLQNFIQRFSANASKSRQATSRKKLLEKITLDDIKPSSRKYPYIAFKPDREAGAQLLTVENLSKKLDEEQSLNDISFTVNKGDKIAFVGPEGMAKTILFKLLMEELEPDSGSFKWGVTTSQAYLPKDNSQYFDGVELNLVDWLRQFSRDQEESFIRGFLGRMLFSGEESLKEANVLSGGEKVRCMLARMMLSGANVLLLDEPTNHLDLESITSLNNGLINYDGTVLFVSHDHQFIQTIANRIIEITPNGIVDRQMSYDEYLANADVKKQLAALYGRQ
- a CDS encoding tetratricopeptide repeat protein is translated as MMQVKAALLGAVLSLCLSNTAQAAPAVAEMQPSLALLRQNYEEQQGNWQVAQDYAVALARDGQYGLALAIFETLSEYAGVQKTMWFDYAVVACWAGDYATAVRIYENQLLHMSQAVPDYVRVNVASAYFKLERYNEAWQLYHRLVQDGNQKVRLWEAESLAYMGKNEEADIVYETLLTEQPDNLEVYSGKARLLFLRGDAIGAVAVIDKALALIARSKEKYPVQSLLSLRGEMAAQCIRNEEYYHGIVLLRPTIQDGSATIQMQCDYILALFLNGDYKTAITEAERLWPDYRSIPVYGRRALADAYLRYNLPQQAIGVYRSIWDDEESLLSDKHSLAYSYLLSGKNKRTGMELYTEIINTGIEQAMNVAYDANRFFEMGRYEAGKNLYHTIINTYPENVIIRQRFAVALYNSGLLREACEQYEALAALPAAQPVAAGGIINSAVTVGDYRAARSALEKLNGEYSTNPVVAQAAGRFDRRLQGDMYSAFSSSSDYKGNEVRTGQIIGEQRLGDRFFALAGVAASRISDNDGADTLKTFSVGGRYVDMKHTAQLWLDQSRNHGTLNGYRFAGSYYFGEQSWLDFAINRVPVADVQALADRIMLTEYQLGFTRQIGTRDIAGITATTANYSDSNLRNGFSLDWEHIMINNAQKTLSWFSYFGRDNYKKQEINGVEPVYESPETRESYGAGLRQRWHYPKHYWETSLDLGWGRDRPEPIDFNPAVRLEYGCTFSRNQALVIGAGYGLRTGYSTSTGGKPQFADRQFDVSYYFTW
- a CDS encoding AbrB family transcriptional regulator, with amino-acid sequence MYKQLLSIFLLAITGGLLFNLLHLPLPWTLGPLVITIVWKSALKKTVYWPKKLRNMGMVVLGYMMGSPFTPAVGHHVLQQLPHMLLMSTTLIVLCLATGYVSGRYTGVGLANSLIGSLPGGLSQMSVICEETKGTDVSVVTLMQTVRVITVVFVVPVLALHGITGQMTTAGARLVTPMGSDELPVLLFFLLAILGLIKLAKWVRLANVYVLVPVLGTALLVLAGIHAPVLPSPVIALAQIFVGIRMGSDVDFNSLTNWKTIALVNLLTVLTVIGLLLGTAYAFSLIYPMSFVTAFISMAPGGMSEMGLTALAANADLATVVAYQLFRLLFILLAGVPITKWLILKTLPNRG
- a CDS encoding IS110 family transposase; this encodes MICVGIDVAKDKHDCFIISSEGKVLANVFTIQNSMEGFGYLLEKIRACSLPLDKIKVGLEATGHYSYNILGFLLDNGLDTYVINPLHTNLYRKSLTLRKTKTDRVDARTIAAMLMSDVGLKPYTDTAYHNEELKSLTRYRFDKVKVRAKLKSSIARLVCILFPELEKLVSSLHMASVYALLDEFPGAKQIAAAHLTRLTHLLAESSKGRYGRDKAIEIREAARQSIGSVTTAKSLELRHTIRLIRELDAEIAEIEQVIQRIMDKMLSPITTIPGIGYRMGAMILSEVGDFSRFDSPDKILAYAGLSPSTYQSGQLKNCYAHMEKRGSRYLRYAIFNATKFVCLWDPVFAAYLARKRAEGKHYNVAISHAAKKLVRLIYALEKSGEPYRLAA